The following proteins are encoded in a genomic region of Gemmatimonas sp.:
- a CDS encoding class I SAM-dependent methyltransferase: MPGVERGPFDGVLNIVRFNWPMFLLTLALVVVLLGGAAQLTSPGWRIVLAVTAAGLAAGTFVSLVVSHVIYDRSDLYRFAWLTRVYGDRTPNTAVFCQTGFDESSALLRTRTPGTHWTLIDHYDPARMTEPSIQRARQHCPPPDGTVAAPYHAWPTTSQQADLVIGMLAVHELRHCDERAAWFGEAARTLQPGGRVVVVEHLRDMANLLAFGPGALHFHSAATWRRSWERARLRVRDEFRITPWVAVFVLEHAA, translated from the coding sequence ATGCCTGGAGTGGAGCGCGGACCGTTCGACGGCGTGCTGAACATCGTGCGCTTCAATTGGCCGATGTTCTTGTTGACGCTGGCACTCGTGGTCGTGCTGCTCGGTGGTGCGGCGCAACTGACGTCGCCCGGATGGCGCATCGTGCTCGCGGTCACCGCAGCGGGCCTCGCCGCCGGCACGTTCGTGTCGTTGGTGGTGTCGCACGTGATCTATGATCGCTCCGACCTGTATCGCTTCGCGTGGCTCACGCGCGTGTACGGCGACCGCACACCGAACACTGCTGTCTTTTGTCAGACGGGATTCGACGAAAGCTCGGCGCTGCTGCGCACGCGCACGCCCGGCACGCACTGGACGCTGATCGATCACTACGATCCCGCACGCATGACCGAGCCGTCGATCCAGCGCGCGCGCCAGCACTGTCCGCCGCCCGACGGAACCGTGGCCGCGCCATACCATGCATGGCCCACCACATCGCAGCAGGCTGACCTGGTGATCGGTATGCTTGCCGTGCACGAGCTGCGCCACTGCGATGAGCGCGCTGCGTGGTTTGGTGAGGCCGCGCGGACGTTGCAGCCCGGTGGCCGGGTGGTCGTGGTGGAGCATCTGCGCGATATGGCGAATCTGCTCGCGTTCGGGCCGGGCGCGCTGCACTTCCATTCTGCGGCCACTTGGCGGCGCAGTTGGGAGCGTGCGCGGCTCCGGGTGCGAGACGAATTCCGCATCACGCCGTGGGTCGCGGTGTTCGTGTTGGAGCACGCCGCATGA